From the Deinococcus aquaticus genome, one window contains:
- a CDS encoding allantoinase — protein sequence MALDLLIRGGTLVTPHGPLQADLGVQDGQIVSLALDMFAPARTEIDARGLHVFPGVVDAHVHLNEPGRTHWEGFDTGTQALAAGGATSLLDMPLNSSPPLLNRAAFDTKRAAGEAHSRLDFGLWGGLTPLNLGELDDLADCGVIGFKAFMSHSGLDEFPAADDATLFEGLRAARRLGLVVGTHAESDGFTRTLSQVARSHGRLGVRDYLESRPPVTEAEAVGRAILFAEETGAALHLVHLSTARGVTLAAEARARGVDVTAETCPHYLHWTGEDVERLGALLKCAPPIRDAGTREALWAALKAGQIDTVGSDHSPAPHELKTGDDFFAIWGGISGAQSTLNVLLDGGYRARGVPLELIAAVSALNPARRFRLNGKGALEVGLDADFALIDLNETFTLTELFDRHQGNPYRGQTFQGRVQSTYLRGQPVFAQTPTGAQFSDTVRGRLLKPDILPTGAA from the coding sequence ATGGCGCTCGACCTGCTGATCCGGGGCGGCACACTGGTCACGCCGCACGGTCCCCTCCAGGCCGACCTGGGCGTGCAGGACGGGCAGATCGTGAGCCTCGCGCTGGACATGTTCGCGCCCGCCCGCACCGAGATCGACGCCCGGGGCCTGCACGTCTTCCCCGGCGTGGTGGACGCCCACGTGCACCTGAACGAACCGGGCCGCACCCACTGGGAGGGCTTCGACACCGGCACGCAGGCGCTCGCGGCGGGCGGCGCGACCAGCCTGCTGGACATGCCGCTGAACTCCAGCCCACCGCTGCTGAACCGCGCAGCCTTCGACACGAAACGCGCGGCGGGCGAGGCGCACTCCCGGCTGGACTTCGGGCTGTGGGGCGGCCTGACGCCACTGAACCTGGGCGAACTGGACGACCTCGCCGACTGCGGCGTGATCGGATTCAAGGCGTTCATGAGCCATAGCGGCCTGGATGAATTCCCGGCCGCCGACGACGCCACGCTGTTCGAGGGCCTGCGCGCCGCGCGCCGCCTGGGACTGGTGGTGGGCACCCACGCCGAGAGCGACGGCTTCACACGCACGCTGTCGCAGGTGGCCCGCTCGCACGGGCGGCTGGGCGTGCGCGACTACCTGGAGTCCCGTCCGCCCGTCACGGAGGCCGAGGCGGTGGGCCGCGCGATCCTGTTTGCCGAGGAGACCGGCGCGGCCCTGCACCTCGTGCACCTCAGCACCGCGCGCGGCGTGACGCTGGCTGCCGAGGCCCGCGCGCGCGGCGTGGACGTCACCGCCGAGACCTGCCCCCACTACCTGCACTGGACCGGCGAGGACGTCGAACGCCTGGGCGCGCTGCTCAAGTGTGCGCCGCCCATCCGGGATGCCGGCACCCGCGAGGCCCTCTGGGCGGCGCTGAAGGCCGGGCAGATCGACACGGTCGGCTCGGATCACTCGCCCGCCCCGCACGAGCTGAAGACCGGGGACGACTTCTTCGCCATCTGGGGCGGCATCAGCGGCGCGCAGTCCACCCTGAACGTCCTGCTGGACGGCGGGTACCGGGCGCGCGGCGTGCCCCTGGAACTGATCGCGGCCGTCAGCGCCCTGAACCCCGCGCGGCGCTTCCGGCTGAACGGCAAGGGCGCGCTGGAAGTCGGTCTGGACGCCGACTTCGCGCTGATCGACCTGAACGAGACCTTCACCCTGACCGAACTGTTCGACCGCCACCAGGGCAACCCCTACCGGGGCCAGACCTTCCAGGGCCGCGTGCAGTCCACTTACCTGCGCGGCCAGCCGGTCTTCGCGCAGACGCCCACCGGCGCGCAGTTCAGCGACACCGTGCGCGGGCGACTGCTGAAACCCGACATTCTTCCCACAGGAGCAGCATGA
- a CDS encoding IclR family transcriptional regulator — MRTLERGLGVLWALAGLREASLSQVARASGLSPSTASRLLETLRQQGFADWDEASGLYRVGLRAYQVGMAFDAAQALTGAAGGEMRALVAALGESANLAVLRPHGEAGLEAAYVYQVEGPQLVRMFTRVGASAPLHASGVGKVLLAPRDPAEVRAALSAVTLTPFTPHTLTSPDAVLAALERVREQGFALDDQERELGVRCVAVPVRGAGGEVAAALSVSAPTSRLTPGDVPRFLAAAQAAAARIGARLGWTG; from the coding sequence GTGCGCACGCTGGAGCGCGGACTGGGCGTGCTGTGGGCGCTGGCCGGGCTGCGCGAGGCCTCGCTGTCGCAGGTAGCGCGCGCCTCCGGACTGTCCCCCAGCACCGCTTCCAGGCTGCTGGAAACGCTGCGGCAGCAGGGCTTCGCGGACTGGGACGAGGCGTCCGGCCTGTACCGGGTAGGCCTGCGCGCCTATCAGGTGGGCATGGCGTTCGACGCGGCGCAGGCGCTGACCGGCGCTGCGGGGGGCGAGATGCGTGCCCTGGTCGCCGCGCTGGGTGAGAGTGCAAACCTCGCGGTGCTGCGCCCACATGGTGAGGCAGGTCTGGAGGCCGCGTACGTGTATCAGGTGGAAGGACCGCAACTGGTGCGGATGTTCACGCGGGTCGGAGCGAGCGCGCCGCTGCACGCCTCGGGCGTGGGCAAGGTGCTGCTGGCCCCGCGCGACCCGGCCGAGGTGCGTGCCGCCCTGAGCGCCGTGACCCTCACGCCGTTCACGCCACACACCCTGACCAGCCCGGACGCCGTGCTGGCCGCACTGGAACGCGTGCGAGAGCAGGGATTCGCGCTGGACGATCAGGAACGAGAACTGGGCGTGCGCTGCGTGGCCGTCCCGGTACGCGGCGCGGGCGGCGAGGTCGCGGCGGCCCTGAGCGTCTCCGCGCCCACGTCGCGCCTGACACCGGGGGACGTGCCGCGCTTCCTGGCGGCGGCGCAGGCGGCGGCCGCGCGGATCGGGGCGCGGCTGGGCTGGACAGGTTGA
- a CDS encoding malate synthase A: MSAAPLLSPAARELAARLHAALADRWADLDRADLNHAAPTDTAPLPDYRAAPVPADLRPGRAELIVEASDLHALRAALVSGADAVVIDFDDTFSPTRANVAAAYAALPEWLAAGVPLLARPRALYALEAHESFGGQPGRAALCDLAALLTAGPGRAPHLYLPKLESVAQAQVWADALALAEAHLGLERGTLRVCLQIETFPGLLAADALLFTLRDWAFGLNAGRWDYVFSLVKTVGADLGRPVPPRAGLGMDVDAMQAYAQALADVCRARGAQAVGGTAAVAPDPRDPQPALDAVRADKAREAAQGFQGAWAGLPDLLDAVREGLRAPPAAPDAVPVTRGRLLDLPHPGPLTEAEVLDTAGLALDVFRAWLAGQGVVTRGGRIEDTATAELARTLLWQWVTVRAPLGSGDTLTPEEYHALRRRLCPDDAPEARLLDHLVLSAAPPAYFPAEAARLNLTDPPERMPHD, from the coding sequence GTGAGCGCCGCGCCCCTCCTCTCCCCCGCCGCCCGCGAACTGGCGGCGCGGCTGCACGCGGCCCTGGCCGACCGCTGGGCCGACCTGGACCGCGCCGACTTAAACCATGCCGCACCAACGGACACCGCGCCCCTCCCGGATTACCGCGCCGCGCCCGTCCCCGCCGACCTGCGACCGGGCCGCGCGGAACTGATCGTGGAGGCCAGCGACCTGCACGCCCTGCGCGCCGCCCTGGTCAGTGGAGCAGACGCGGTCGTGATCGACTTCGACGATACCTTCTCGCCCACCCGCGCGAACGTGGCGGCGGCCTACGCGGCGCTGCCCGAGTGGCTGGCAGCCGGTGTGCCGCTGCTGGCGCGGCCCCGCGCGCTGTACGCCCTGGAGGCACACGAGTCCTTCGGTGGGCAGCCGGGCCGCGCGGCACTGTGCGACCTCGCCGCCCTGTTGACGGCCGGGCCGGGCCGCGCGCCGCACCTGTACCTGCCAAAACTGGAATCGGTCGCGCAGGCGCAGGTCTGGGCCGACGCCCTGGCACTGGCCGAGGCGCACCTGGGCCTGGAACGCGGCACGCTACGCGTCTGCCTGCAGATCGAAACCTTCCCTGGCCTGCTGGCCGCCGACGCGCTGCTGTTCACGCTGCGCGACTGGGCGTTCGGGCTGAACGCGGGCCGCTGGGATTACGTGTTCAGCCTCGTGAAGACGGTCGGCGCGGACCTGGGCCGCCCGGTCCCGCCGCGCGCTGGCCTGGGCATGGATGTGGACGCCATGCAGGCCTACGCGCAGGCGCTGGCGGACGTGTGCCGGGCGCGCGGCGCGCAGGCGGTGGGCGGCACGGCGGCCGTCGCGCCGGACCCCCGCGACCCGCAGCCCGCGCTGGACGCCGTGCGCGCCGACAAGGCCCGCGAGGCCGCGCAGGGCTTCCAGGGTGCCTGGGCGGGCCTGCCGGACCTGCTGGACGCCGTGCGTGAGGGCCTGCGCGCCCCGCCGGCCGCCCCGGATGCCGTGCCGGTCACGCGCGGGCGATTGCTGGACCTGCCCCACCCTGGCCCACTGACCGAGGCGGAGGTGCTGGACACGGCGGGCCTCGCGCTGGACGTGTTCCGCGCGTGGCTGGCCGGGCAGGGCGTCGTGACGCGCGGCGGGCGCATCGAGGACACCGCCACGGCGGAACTCGCGCGCACGCTGCTGTGGCAGTGGGTGACGGTCCGCGCGCCCCTCGGTAGCGGCGATACCCTCACGCCCGAGGAGTACCACGCACTGCGCCGCCGCCTCTGCCCGGACGACGCGCCCGAGGCGCGGCTGCTCGACCACCTTGTCCTGAGTGCCGCGCCGCCTGCGTACTTCCCGGCCGAGGCGGCGCGGTTGAACCTTACCGACCCACCTGAAAGGATGCCGCATGACTGA
- a CDS encoding allantoate amidohydrolase — translation MTEIDPIAGLAARARAACLDLARLTEVPGEITRTFLSPPARDVTAYLSAWAAELGLSVRVDAAGNLRARREGPSPDAPTLYLGSHVDTVPNAGAFDGVLGVTLAFAVAGALRDTPLPFALELLAFSEEEGVRFGVPFIGSRALTGTLEPLLTLEDARGVSVRGALEGYGLDPADLPGAWVSGPSVGFLEFHIEQGPVLQAAGASVGVVSAIAGQDRLLLDFVGQASHAGTTPMAHRRDALAAAARFAVAAEDLARSVPGLVATVGVMTARPGAINVIPGEAHCTLDIRHEHDPVRAGALDTLLEAARGFAQERGVTLTVTHKMAQPAVPMDPAFRDGLRRAAARVGQRAPDLVSGAGHDAMILADVMPAAMLFLRSPNALSHHPDEMAEPGDVEAALRVGVAFVQDLAAQGGR, via the coding sequence ATGACTGAAATCGACCCTATCGCTGGGCTGGCTGCCCGCGCCCGCGCCGCCTGCCTGGATCTCGCGCGCCTGACCGAGGTGCCGGGCGAGATCACCCGCACGTTCCTGAGCCCGCCCGCCCGCGACGTGACCGCGTACCTGAGCGCCTGGGCTGCCGAACTGGGCCTGAGCGTGCGCGTGGACGCCGCCGGGAACCTCCGCGCGCGCCGCGAAGGACCGTCACCGGACGCGCCGACGCTGTACCTGGGCTCGCACGTGGATACCGTTCCGAACGCCGGGGCGTTCGACGGCGTGCTGGGCGTCACGCTGGCCTTCGCGGTGGCGGGGGCGCTGCGGGACACGCCGCTGCCGTTCGCGCTGGAACTGCTGGCGTTCAGCGAGGAGGAAGGCGTGCGCTTCGGAGTGCCGTTCATCGGGAGCCGCGCCCTGACCGGTACGCTGGAGCCGCTGCTAACCCTGGAGGACGCGCGGGGCGTGAGCGTGCGCGGCGCGCTGGAAGGGTACGGTCTGGACCCGGCGGATCTGCCCGGCGCGTGGGTGAGCGGCCCCAGCGTGGGCTTCCTGGAATTCCACATCGAGCAGGGGCCGGTGCTTCAGGCGGCGGGGGCCAGCGTGGGCGTCGTGAGCGCCATTGCCGGGCAGGACCGGCTGCTGCTGGACTTCGTGGGGCAGGCCTCGCACGCCGGGACCACGCCCATGGCTCACCGCCGGGACGCCCTGGCCGCCGCGGCGCGCTTCGCGGTGGCGGCCGAGGACCTCGCGCGCTCCGTGCCCGGTCTGGTCGCCACGGTCGGCGTGATGACCGCCCGGCCCGGCGCGATCAACGTGATTCCCGGCGAGGCGCACTGCACGCTGGATATCCGCCACGAGCACGACCCGGTGCGCGCCGGGGCGCTGGACACACTGCTGGAAGCGGCGCGGGGATTCGCGCAGGAGCGCGGCGTGACCCTGACCGTCACGCACAAGATGGCGCAGCCGGCCGTTCCGATGGACCCCGCCTTCCGCGACGGCCTGCGCCGCGCCGCCGCGCGGGTGGGCCAGCGCGCCCCGGACCTCGTGAGCGGGGCCGGGCACGACGCCATGATCCTGGCGGACGTGATGCCCGCCGCGATGCTGTTCCTGCGCTCCCCGAACGCCCTGAGTCACCACCCGGACGAGATGGCCGAACCCGGTGACGTGGAGGCGGCCCTGCGCGTGGGCGTGGCGTTCGTGCAGGACCTCGCCGCCCAGGGAGGGCGCTGA